In Janthinobacterium sp. J1-1, a single genomic region encodes these proteins:
- a CDS encoding transporter substrate-binding domain-containing protein, with translation MLADRLRSIARIALCFALPALASAAPAPAASDALPASLVCHDDLFAPYFMQNDGRIEGLNVDVLREAASRIGIAIAFRATPWRRLESELAKPGGTVDCAFAMSRTARREQYLEFGKVALQPTEYALFVRQAEATPPTVRLEDMAGKVIGVRAGFRLPDEIVAGAASGRWSLAEVPTDAVNFQKLALHRVDAVLADSYVGLYTLRQLKLPGIVRVAPPLTRFDTYLVFRKSGHSAALAAAFDRAFTRMRQDGTFARLTSSYLGPDALTP, from the coding sequence ATGTTGGCAGATAGGCTGCGCTCGATCGCTCGCATTGCACTGTGCTTTGCGCTGCCGGCACTGGCATCGGCCGCGCCCGCACCTGCTGCAAGCGACGCGCTGCCGGCCAGCCTGGTGTGCCACGACGACCTGTTCGCACCCTATTTCATGCAGAACGACGGCCGCATCGAAGGCTTGAACGTCGATGTGCTGCGCGAGGCGGCCAGCCGGATTGGCATCGCCATCGCGTTTCGCGCCACGCCCTGGCGCCGCCTGGAAAGCGAGCTGGCCAAACCCGGCGGCACCGTCGATTGCGCCTTCGCCATGAGCCGCACGGCGCGGCGCGAACAATACCTGGAATTCGGCAAGGTAGCGCTGCAGCCGACCGAATATGCGCTGTTCGTGCGCCAGGCCGAGGCCACGCCGCCCACCGTCCGCCTGGAGGACATGGCCGGCAAGGTGATCGGCGTGCGCGCCGGCTTTCGCCTGCCGGACGAGATCGTGGCCGGCGCTGCCAGCGGGCGCTGGAGCCTGGCCGAAGTGCCGACCGATGCGGTCAACTTCCAGAAGCTGGCCCTGCACCGCGTCGACGCCGTGCTGGCCGACAGCTATGTGGGCCTGTACACGCTGCGCCAGCTGAAACTGCCAGGCATTGTCCGCGTGGCGCCGCCGCTGACGCGCTTCGACACCTATCTGGTTTTCCGCAAGAGCGGCCATTCCGCCGCGCTGGCGGCCGCCTTCGACCGCGCCTTCACCCGCATGCGCCAGGACGGCACCTTTGCGCGCCTCACTTCATCCTACCTGGGCCCCGACGCCCTGACACCCTGA
- a CDS encoding SDR family oxidoreductase has translation MTATNTTTALPLSFAGKTAFVTGGSRGIGAAIVRRLARQGAHVVFTYQSSSNEAEALAAAVRADGGQAQAVKADAADAQALSAAVTEAAKLTGKLDILVNNAGVFVPGAIDDFSLEDFDKTLAVNVRAVFVAIKAAVPLMPSGGRIINIGSTNAHRMPFAGAAAYAMSKSALSGLTQGLSRDLGPRGITINNVEPGPVATDMNPPTGDFADLMHGLMALPRHGTGEEIAGMVAYLASEEAAFVTGAGLKIDGGFAA, from the coding sequence ATGACTGCTACCAACACCACCACCGCCCTGCCCCTGTCATTTGCCGGCAAAACCGCCTTTGTCACCGGCGGCTCGCGCGGCATCGGCGCCGCCATCGTGCGCCGCCTGGCGCGCCAGGGCGCCCATGTCGTGTTCACCTATCAAAGCTCGAGCAATGAAGCCGAAGCGCTGGCCGCTGCCGTGCGGGCGGACGGTGGCCAGGCGCAGGCGGTGAAAGCGGATGCGGCCGATGCGCAAGCCCTGTCGGCGGCCGTCACCGAGGCGGCAAAATTGACCGGCAAGCTCGATATCCTGGTCAATAACGCCGGTGTCTTCGTGCCTGGCGCCATCGACGATTTTTCACTGGAAGACTTTGACAAGACGCTGGCCGTCAATGTGCGCGCCGTGTTTGTTGCCATCAAGGCGGCCGTGCCGCTGATGCCGTCGGGCGGGCGCATCATCAATATCGGCAGCACCAATGCGCACCGCATGCCGTTTGCCGGCGCGGCCGCCTACGCCATGAGCAAATCGGCGCTGTCGGGCCTGACGCAAGGCCTGTCACGCGACCTGGGTCCGCGCGGCATCACCATCAACAATGTGGAACCTGGCCCGGTCGCCACCGACATGAATCCGCCCACCGGCGACTTTGCCGACCTGATGCACGGCCTGATGGCCCTGCCCCGCCACGGCACGGGCGAGGAAATCGCCGGCATGGTGGCTTACCTGGCCAGCGAGGAAGCGGCGTTCGTGACCGGTGCCGGCTTGAAAATCGACGGCGGCTTCGCTGCCTGA
- a CDS encoding ATP-binding protein has translation MTQRILTAVISNELDVVGARQRARQIAALCGFGVQDQVRIATAVSELARNVWNYAGTGKIHFAIEGSTAPQVFSIRIEDRGPGIAQLDHILAGQYESQTGMGLGILGARRLMDRFHIHSVPGKGTDITLQKFFPREAPLLTGPNIGSLSGSLQALPSDITLSEVQQQNHELLATLAELKTRQDELLQLTRELEDTNRGVVALYAELDEKADHLRRADQMKSRFLSNMSHEFRTPLSSIRALAKLLIDRVDGELSTEQEKQVMFILQSAVGLNDLVNDLLDLAKIEAGKVDVHANTFNVADLFSALRGMLRPLLVSESLNLTFIDPDPALEMHTDEGKLSQILRNFISNALKFTETGAIIVSATPLPQEGMIRFAVSDTGLGISAEDQQFIFEEFSQVENHLQRRVKGTGLGLPLCRNLATLLDGKVAVDSTPGAGSVFSLALPVRHAPRAGGDAAPQPAQAAAHDQRIPVLVVEDNASIRLLYEKFLAETEFRPVFARSVREAVELWEQDRPAAVILDILLHGENSWHWLAELKNDPLRRQVPVIIATEIEDERKGLALGADAYYIKPLLQAQLLSTLRTLTQHGAGAKTQAAMQDAPRRMATQPGN, from the coding sequence ATGACCCAGCGCATCCTGACGGCGGTGATCAGCAATGAACTCGACGTGGTGGGCGCGCGCCAGCGGGCGCGCCAGATCGCCGCCCTGTGCGGCTTCGGCGTGCAGGACCAGGTGCGCATCGCCACGGCGGTGTCGGAACTGGCGCGCAATGTCTGGAACTACGCCGGTACCGGCAAGATCCACTTCGCCATCGAGGGCAGCACGGCGCCGCAGGTGTTTTCGATCCGCATCGAGGACCGTGGCCCCGGCATCGCCCAGCTCGACCATATCCTGGCCGGCCAGTATGAATCGCAAACCGGCATGGGCCTGGGCATCCTGGGCGCGCGCCGCCTGATGGACCGCTTCCATATTCACAGCGTGCCGGGCAAGGGCACGGACATCACGCTGCAAAAGTTTTTCCCGCGCGAGGCGCCGCTGCTGACCGGACCGAACATCGGCTCGCTCTCCGGCAGCCTGCAGGCGCTGCCTTCCGACATCACCTTGTCCGAAGTACAGCAGCAGAACCATGAGCTGCTGGCGACCCTGGCCGAACTGAAGACGCGCCAGGATGAACTGCTGCAGCTGACGCGCGAGCTGGAAGACACCAACCGCGGCGTGGTGGCGCTGTATGCGGAACTCGACGAAAAGGCCGACCACCTGCGCCGCGCCGACCAGATGAAGTCGCGCTTTTTGTCGAACATGAGCCATGAATTCCGCACCCCCCTCAGTTCCATCCGCGCGCTGGCCAAGCTGCTGATCGACAGGGTCGACGGCGAGCTGTCGACGGAACAGGAAAAACAGGTGATGTTCATCCTGCAAAGCGCGGTCGGCCTGAACGACCTGGTGAACGACCTGCTGGACCTGGCGAAGATCGAAGCGGGCAAGGTCGACGTGCACGCCAATACCTTCAACGTGGCCGACCTGTTCAGCGCCCTGCGCGGCATGCTGCGCCCGCTGCTGGTGTCCGAATCGCTGAACCTGACCTTCATCGACCCCGATCCGGCGCTGGAGATGCATACCGATGAAGGCAAGCTGTCGCAGATCCTGCGCAACTTCATCTCGAATGCGCTGAAGTTCACCGAAACGGGCGCCATCATCGTCAGCGCCACGCCGCTGCCGCAGGAAGGCATGATCCGCTTTGCCGTGTCCGACACGGGCCTGGGCATCAGCGCCGAAGACCAGCAATTCATCTTCGAAGAATTCAGCCAGGTGGAAAACCACCTGCAGCGCAGGGTCAAGGGCACCGGCCTGGGCCTGCCGCTGTGCCGCAACCTGGCGACCCTGCTCGACGGCAAGGTCGCCGTGGACAGCACGCCCGGCGCGGGCTCGGTGTTTTCGCTTGCCCTGCCGGTCCGGCATGCACCCCGCGCGGGCGGCGACGCGGCGCCACAGCCGGCGCAAGCAGCCGCGCACGACCAGCGCATCCCGGTACTGGTGGTCGAAGACAACGCATCGATACGCCTGCTGTACGAAAAATTCCTGGCCGAGACCGAGTTTCGCCCCGTGTTTGCGCGCAGCGTACGCGAAGCCGTCGAGCTGTGGGAGCAGGACCGCCCCGCCGCCGTCATTCTCGACATCCTGCTGCACGGCGAAAACTCCTGGCACTGGCTGGCGGAACTGAAAAACGATCCGCTGCGGCGCCAGGTACCTGTCATTATCGCTACCGAAATCGAGGACGAGCGCAAGGGACTGGCGTTGGGCGCCGATGCCTATTACATCAAGCCGCTGCTGCAAGCACAACTACTGTCGACCCTGCGCACCTTGACACAGCATGGCGCCGGCGCAAAGACGCAAGCAGCGATGCAGGACGCGCCGCGCCGCATGGCAACTCAACCTGGGAACTAG
- a CDS encoding response regulator: MAPYNNGDALILNVDDSDGARYAKSRILTRAGFNVIEASNGGDALLRAARDRPALILLDVKLPDINGLEVCRRLKDSPDTNTILVLQTSASFIGTADKIRALDGGADNYLVEPIEPDELIANVNALLRLGRVERELREVDRRKDEFLATLAHELRNPLGPIRTALALLRKLDPDVPAMQENARATIGRHTDHLVRLVDDLLDVSRISQGKISLQWERVSLASIVKSALETSSHIVTGRGHALSVALPQEALWVHGDPVRLSQIVANLLLNAAKFTAPGGAISIGAEREGDRVRIRLEDNGIGIAAASIDTIFGLFEQSGHAPDRVQDGLGIGLSLVRKLVELHGGQVTVQSPGVGLGSTFEIDLPLDLTAAPQAVAPVEPPAGSSKRILVVDDNEDAADTLAELLELDGHEVRTAYTGAQAIERTFAFRPDIVFLDIGLPDINGHEVAGKLRQLAIPQDFLLIALTGYGQEHDRRAALAAGFNDHFAKPVDFDKLATLGLHVGR; encoded by the coding sequence ATGGCTCCGTACAATAATGGCGATGCACTGATACTCAACGTCGATGACAGCGACGGCGCGCGCTACGCCAAGTCGCGCATCCTCACGCGCGCCGGCTTCAATGTGATCGAGGCGTCGAATGGCGGCGACGCCCTGCTGCGCGCGGCCAGGGACCGTCCGGCCCTGATCCTGCTCGACGTCAAGCTGCCCGACATCAATGGCCTGGAGGTGTGCCGCCGGCTGAAGGACAGCCCCGACACCAATACCATCCTGGTGCTGCAGACGTCGGCCTCCTTTATCGGCACGGCCGACAAGATCCGCGCGCTCGATGGCGGCGCCGACAATTACCTGGTCGAGCCGATCGAACCCGATGAACTGATCGCCAACGTCAATGCCCTGCTGCGCCTGGGCCGCGTGGAGCGCGAACTGCGCGAGGTGGACCGGCGCAAGGACGAATTCCTGGCCACCCTGGCGCACGAGCTGCGCAATCCGCTGGGCCCGATCCGCACGGCGCTGGCGCTGCTGCGCAAACTTGATCCGGACGTGCCGGCGATGCAGGAGAACGCCCGCGCCACCATCGGCCGCCATACCGACCACCTGGTGCGCCTGGTCGACGACCTGCTCGACGTGTCGCGCATTTCACAGGGCAAGATCTCGCTGCAGTGGGAACGGGTGAGCCTGGCCAGCATCGTGAAAAGCGCGCTGGAAACCAGTTCGCACATTGTCACAGGACGCGGCCATGCTCTGAGCGTGGCGCTGCCGCAGGAAGCACTGTGGGTGCACGGCGACCCGGTGCGCCTGTCGCAAATCGTCGCCAACCTGCTGCTCAACGCGGCCAAGTTTACCGCGCCGGGCGGCGCCATCAGCATCGGTGCCGAGCGCGAGGGCGACCGCGTGCGCATCCGCCTGGAGGACAACGGCATCGGCATCGCCGCCGCCAGCATCGACACCATCTTCGGCCTGTTCGAGCAGAGCGGCCACGCGCCGGACCGGGTGCAGGACGGCCTGGGCATCGGCCTGTCGCTGGTGCGCAAGCTGGTGGAACTGCACGGCGGCCAGGTCACCGTGCAAAGCCCCGGCGTGGGCCTGGGCAGCACGTTTGAAATCGATCTGCCGCTCGACCTGACGGCCGCGCCGCAGGCCGTGGCGCCGGTCGAGCCGCCGGCCGGCAGCAGCAAGCGCATCCTGGTGGTCGACGACAATGAGGACGCGGCCGACACCCTGGCCGAACTGCTGGAACTCGACGGCCACGAAGTGCGCACCGCCTACACCGGCGCGCAGGCGATCGAACGCACCTTTGCATTCAGGCCCGACATCGTCTTCCTCGATATCGGCCTGCCCGACATCAATGGCCACGAGGTGGCTGGCAAGCTGCGCCAGCTGGCGATCCCGCAAGACTTCCTGCTGATCGCGCTGACCGGCTACGGCCAGGAACACGACCGGCGCGCGGCGCTGGCCGCCGGCTTCAACGACCACTTTGCCAAGCCCGTCGATTTCGACAAGCTGGCCACCCTGGGGCTGCATGTTGGCAGATAG
- a CDS encoding STAS domain-containing protein: MERIPILRMGRLLLVTIQVDMHDRLAMTLQDDLTTRIVKDRATGVLIDISALDIVDSFIGRMISNTAAMAKILDARTVVVGMQPAVAITLVELGLTLDGVSTALNVELGIKLLERGSLWG, encoded by the coding sequence ATGGAGAGAATTCCCATTTTGCGCATGGGCCGGCTGCTGCTGGTCACGATCCAGGTGGACATGCATGACCGCCTGGCCATGACCTTGCAGGACGACCTGACGACGCGCATCGTCAAGGACCGCGCCACAGGCGTGCTGATCGACATTTCCGCGCTCGACATCGTCGACTCCTTTATCGGCCGCATGATCAGCAATACGGCGGCGATGGCCAAGATCCTCGACGCGCGCACGGTGGTGGTCGGCATGCAGCCGGCCGTCGCCATCACGCTGGTGGAACTGGGCCTGACGCTCGACGGCGTCAGCACGGCGCTGAACGTGGAACTGGGGATCAAGCTGCTCGAGCGGGGCAGCCTGTGGGGTTGA
- a CDS encoding Gfo/Idh/MocA family oxidoreductase: protein MNDTLRNAAAPIRVGIIGAGTWAEYGHIPALKQLPQYLITAVFSRSAEKAARVAASHGIAHAVTSLDELVNHPEVDLVLVLNQAPQHEAGIRAAIAAGKDVYCEWPLTTSTAVSAELAQLAEQAGVRNIVGLQRRLAPGYRYVSDLLAEGYIGQLRSVRMHVSVESFGAQRASYLAYTVPPENFSDLLPIFGGHFLDILFAHFGFPRQFNALTANQIKQVAIDGSDELIPHTTPDQILLHGVFANGAVLSVQLEAGKRNNFGLQIDLTGTEGDLKISNSTCFGPPVNLIEGARGDAQPLQALPVPAKYDWLPAHELGGSTAELAHLYAAHARDRRDGTQLAPAFRDAVNMHEVIDLILESDRTGVRTAVPTVKTP, encoded by the coding sequence ATGAATGACACCCTCCGCAACGCAGCAGCACCGATCCGCGTCGGCATTATCGGCGCCGGCACCTGGGCCGAATATGGCCATATCCCGGCACTCAAGCAGCTGCCGCAATACCTGATTACCGCCGTCTTCAGCCGCAGCGCGGAAAAAGCCGCGCGCGTCGCCGCAAGCCACGGAATCGCGCACGCCGTCACGTCGCTGGACGAACTGGTGAACCACCCCGAGGTGGACCTGGTGCTGGTGCTGAACCAGGCGCCGCAGCACGAGGCGGGCATCCGCGCCGCCATCGCGGCCGGCAAGGATGTGTATTGCGAATGGCCGCTCACCACCAGCACGGCCGTCTCGGCCGAACTGGCGCAACTGGCCGAACAGGCAGGCGTGCGCAATATCGTTGGCCTGCAGCGCCGGCTGGCGCCGGGCTACCGCTACGTCAGCGACTTGCTGGCCGAGGGCTATATCGGCCAATTGCGCTCGGTGCGCATGCACGTCAGCGTCGAATCGTTCGGCGCGCAGCGCGCCAGTTACCTCGCCTACACCGTCCCGCCTGAAAACTTCTCGGATCTGCTGCCCATTTTCGGCGGCCACTTTCTCGACATCCTGTTTGCGCACTTCGGCTTTCCGCGCCAGTTCAACGCGCTGACCGCCAACCAGATCAAGCAGGTCGCCATCGACGGCAGTGACGAACTGATCCCCCACACCACGCCGGACCAGATCTTGCTGCACGGCGTGTTTGCCAATGGCGCCGTGCTCTCGGTCCAGCTCGAGGCGGGCAAGCGCAACAATTTCGGCCTGCAGATCGACCTGACCGGCACCGAAGGCGATCTGAAAATCAGCAACAGCACCTGTTTCGGCCCGCCGGTCAACCTGATCGAAGGCGCCAGGGGCGACGCCCAGCCATTGCAGGCGCTGCCGGTGCCGGCCAAGTACGACTGGCTGCCGGCGCATGAGCTGGGCGGCAGCACCGCCGAACTGGCGCATCTGTACGCAGCCCATGCACGCGACCGCCGTGACGGCACGCAACTGGCGCCAGCTTTCCGCGACGCCGTGAACATGCATGAAGTGATCGACCTTATCCTTGAGTCGGATCGCACCGGCGTGCGCACGGCTGTGCCAACTGTGAAGACTCCATGA
- a CDS encoding DUF4303 domain-containing protein, producing MSSNYSLFYRYDGAAPAQFREVRVFDATVWSAEGAAMTWGEETRTAHAGAEEAQAAYAAFCAAALADGYMLARASVIDPAVFDAPLLQTLLVTATRQAVTALRAAHPGQHFNAYALLSDDSAMTISLLANSREALATAEDEDEMLWNPGEWQFDEGGAYFDSAYRLLLQAHRELPFSVEFEVFRASAFEACIAALELLAAEGLFGTGVEREETLVLFEVSDSEPPDGTLERLNAPAMVAKLCEWKASWDE from the coding sequence ATGAGCAGCAACTACAGCCTGTTTTACCGTTACGACGGCGCGGCGCCCGCGCAGTTTCGCGAAGTACGCGTATTTGATGCCACCGTCTGGAGCGCGGAAGGCGCGGCCATGACCTGGGGCGAGGAAACCCGCACCGCGCATGCCGGTGCCGAGGAAGCGCAAGCCGCGTATGCCGCCTTCTGTGCGGCGGCGCTGGCCGACGGCTACATGCTGGCGCGCGCCAGCGTGATCGACCCCGCCGTATTCGATGCGCCGCTGCTGCAAACCTTGCTCGTCACCGCCACGCGCCAGGCCGTGACGGCTTTGCGCGCCGCCCACCCCGGCCAGCATTTCAACGCATATGCCTTGCTGAGCGACGACAGCGCCATGACCATTTCGCTGCTGGCCAACAGCCGCGAAGCGCTGGCCACCGCCGAAGACGAGGACGAGATGCTGTGGAATCCCGGCGAATGGCAGTTCGACGAGGGCGGCGCGTATTTCGACAGCGCTTATCGCCTGCTGCTGCAGGCGCACCGCGAGCTGCCGTTTAGCGTCGAATTCGAGGTATTTCGCGCCAGCGCCTTCGAGGCTTGCATTGCGGCTCTGGAGCTGCTGGCTGCGGAAGGACTGTTTGGCACGGGCGTTGAGCGCGAGGAGACGCTGGTACTGTTCGAGGTCAGCGATAGCGAGCCGCCAGATGGAACTCTGGAGCGGCTCAATGCGCCGGCGATGGTAGCGAAGCTCTGCGAGTGGAAGGCGAGCTGGGACGAGTAA
- a CDS encoding ATP-binding protein/SpoIIE family protein phosphatase codes for MNLATPVPALSPDAFRQQRFAIGEPSEIAAARRAGTSLARRIGFDDVRAGQLAIVISEAASNIVKHAGHGEILLRKVTRGGASGIEVLAIDKGPGMRNVAQYMQDGQSTAGTYGVGLGAIRRLSQEFDLYSLPGLGTVLMMMVWGPSANAAIPAAPDWQIGAVCLPLASEEVSGDAWNVVCEGHELSLMMADGLGHGPHAAKASETASALLENSAPGLAPMPGAFLKLAHAALGGTRGAAMAVAHVDSERHELRYAGVGNIAACTFDAGQCRHLLSHNGIVGSNLRKVQEFQHPWQTGTLLVMHSDGLHTRWDLDQYPGLSHCHPALIAAVLYRDFTRGRDDVSVVVLREHLAHDALEAA; via the coding sequence TTGAACCTCGCCACACCTGTACCCGCACTCTCGCCTGACGCATTCAGGCAACAGCGCTTTGCCATCGGCGAACCGAGCGAAATCGCCGCGGCGCGCCGTGCCGGTACGTCCCTGGCGCGCCGCATCGGCTTCGACGATGTGCGTGCCGGCCAGCTGGCGATCGTCATCAGCGAAGCGGCCAGCAATATCGTCAAGCACGCCGGCCACGGTGAAATCCTGCTGCGCAAGGTCACGCGCGGTGGCGCCAGCGGCATCGAGGTGCTGGCCATCGACAAGGGACCGGGCATGCGCAACGTGGCCCAATACATGCAAGACGGCCAGTCGACGGCCGGCACCTATGGCGTGGGCCTGGGCGCGATCCGCCGCCTGAGCCAGGAATTCGACCTGTATTCCCTGCCCGGCCTGGGCACGGTGCTGATGATGATGGTGTGGGGCCCGAGCGCCAACGCCGCCATCCCCGCCGCCCCCGACTGGCAGATCGGCGCCGTCTGCCTGCCCCTGGCTTCCGAGGAAGTCAGCGGCGACGCCTGGAACGTGGTGTGCGAAGGCCATGAACTGAGCCTGATGATGGCCGATGGCCTGGGCCACGGCCCGCATGCGGCAAAGGCGTCGGAGACGGCCAGCGCCCTGCTTGAAAACAGCGCGCCTGGCCTGGCGCCGATGCCGGGGGCTTTTTTGAAACTGGCGCACGCCGCGCTGGGCGGCACGCGCGGCGCGGCCATGGCGGTCGCGCATGTCGACAGCGAACGGCACGAACTGCGCTATGCCGGCGTCGGCAATATCGCCGCCTGCACTTTCGATGCCGGGCAATGCCGGCATCTGCTGTCGCATAACGGCATCGTCGGCAGCAATCTGCGCAAGGTGCAGGAATTCCAGCATCCCTGGCAAACCGGCACCTTGCTGGTGATGCACTCGGACGGCCTGCATACGCGCTGGGATCTCGATCAGTACCCGGGCCTGTCGCACTGCCACCCGGCCCTGATCGCCGCCGTGCTGTACCGTGATTTTACGCGTGGGCGCGATGACGTCAGCGTGGTGGTACTGCGCGAGCATCTCGCGCACGACGCGCTGGAGGCGGCATGA
- a CDS encoding LysR family transcriptional regulator, which translates to MEALNHLQSFVLSAEAGSFSAAARRLGLTPAAVSKNVARLEASLGLRLFQRSTRKLTLTEGGERFLQQISGALATLHEAIADVSEEGGQPAGILKISLAPSFGRSYVVPLLAEFVRRYPGVIPDCHFDNRQVDMVGEGFDVAIGGGIELTPGVVARELGHAHIVATASPDFMRGKAMPTHPSELAQWDGVIRRSAGSGRLRSWVLHDGRGGEGVAECRPRAIFDDPEAMAMAAIDGVGVALLPMPHALAHLRSGALIRLLPGWRADSGPLSLYYPGKKLLPAKTRVFVDYLLEQFRQQDFAAQITPD; encoded by the coding sequence ATGGAAGCGCTCAATCATTTGCAATCATTCGTGCTGTCGGCCGAGGCCGGCAGCTTTTCCGCGGCCGCGCGCCGCCTGGGGCTCACGCCCGCCGCCGTCAGCAAGAACGTGGCGCGCCTGGAGGCCAGCCTGGGTCTGCGCCTGTTCCAGCGCAGCACGCGCAAGCTGACCCTGACCGAAGGGGGCGAGCGTTTCCTGCAGCAGATCAGTGGCGCGCTGGCCACCTTGCATGAGGCGATCGCCGACGTCAGCGAGGAAGGCGGCCAGCCGGCCGGCATCCTGAAAATCAGCCTGGCGCCATCGTTCGGCCGCAGCTATGTGGTGCCGCTGCTGGCCGAATTCGTCCGCCGCTATCCGGGCGTGATTCCCGACTGCCATTTCGACAACCGCCAGGTGGACATGGTCGGCGAGGGCTTTGACGTGGCCATCGGCGGCGGCATCGAGCTGACGCCGGGCGTGGTGGCGCGCGAACTGGGCCACGCGCATATCGTCGCCACGGCGTCGCCGGATTTCATGCGCGGCAAGGCCATGCCCACACATCCGTCCGAGCTGGCGCAATGGGACGGCGTGATACGCCGCTCGGCCGGCAGCGGGCGCCTGCGCAGCTGGGTGCTGCACGATGGCCGTGGCGGCGAAGGCGTGGCCGAATGCCGGCCGCGCGCCATCTTCGACGACCCGGAAGCGATGGCGATGGCGGCCATCGACGGCGTCGGCGTGGCCCTGCTGCCGATGCCGCATGCGCTGGCGCATTTGCGCAGCGGCGCCCTGATCCGCCTGCTGCCCGGCTGGCGCGCCGACTCCGGCCCCTTGTCGCTATACTATCCCGGCAAGAAACTGCTGCCCGCCAAGACACGCGTCTTCGTCGACTACCTGCTGGAGCAGTTCCGCCAGCAGGATTTTGCGGCGCAGATAACCCCGGATTAA
- a CDS encoding metallophosphoesterase produces the protein MSLRPPLLRITMILGALHAVLGYLLLPALPVGLAGWLLGGVVLLASTMLMPMTIFSRALTNDTRLADRLSWAGSLCMGFFSSLFVLAVLRELLMLYPPARLHAQASAIAVLCLALLATVTGFINARRIARVKDVKVAIAGLPPALHGFTIVQLSDIHVGATIKRAWVEAMVKRANSLDADAIAITGDVVDGTVPQLGPHTAPLGDLRARHGVFLVTGNHEYYSGAAPWVAEFKRLGLTVLMNEHQVLEHDGAQLVMAGVTDFNAAHFDPAQSSDPQAAIAGAPTGLPRILLAHQPRSAPAAQTAGFDLQLSGHTHGGQFWPWNLFVPLQQPYVAGLHRSGRLQVYVSRGTGYWGPPKRVGAPAEITRIVLVGK, from the coding sequence ATGAGCCTGCGCCCACCCCTGCTACGCATCACCATGATCCTGGGCGCCCTGCACGCCGTGCTCGGCTATCTGCTGCTGCCGGCCTTGCCGGTCGGCCTGGCCGGCTGGCTGCTGGGCGGCGTGGTGCTGCTGGCCTCGACCATGCTGATGCCGATGACGATTTTTTCGCGCGCCCTCACCAATGACACGCGCCTGGCCGACCGCCTGAGCTGGGCCGGTTCGCTGTGCATGGGCTTTTTTTCCTCGCTGTTCGTGCTGGCCGTGCTGCGCGAACTGCTGATGCTGTACCCGCCGGCGCGCCTGCATGCCCAGGCAAGCGCCATCGCCGTGCTGTGCCTGGCCCTGCTGGCCACCGTCACCGGTTTCATCAACGCGCGCAGGATCGCCCGTGTCAAGGACGTCAAGGTCGCCATCGCCGGCCTGCCGCCGGCGCTGCACGGTTTTACCATCGTCCAGCTGAGCGACATCCACGTCGGCGCCACCATCAAGCGCGCCTGGGTCGAGGCGATGGTGAAACGCGCCAACAGCCTGGACGCCGACGCGATCGCGATCACCGGCGACGTGGTCGACGGCACCGTGCCGCAGCTGGGCCCGCATACGGCGCCACTGGGAGACCTGCGTGCCCGCCATGGCGTCTTCCTGGTCACCGGCAACCACGAATACTATTCCGGCGCCGCGCCCTGGGTCGCCGAATTCAAGCGCCTGGGCTTGACGGTGCTGATGAATGAACACCAGGTGCTGGAGCACGACGGCGCGCAGCTGGTCATGGCCGGCGTCACCGACTTCAACGCCGCGCATTTCGACCCGGCCCAGTCCAGCGACCCGCAAGCGGCCATCGCCGGCGCGCCGACCGGCCTGCCCCGCATCCTGCTGGCGCACCAGCCGCGCAGCGCGCCGGCAGCGCAAACAGCCGGCTTCGACCTGCAGTTGTCCGGCCACACCCACGGCGGCCAGTTCTGGCCCTGGAATCTGTTCGTGCCACTGCAGCAGCCGTATGTGGCGGGTTTGCACCGCAGCGGCCGGCTGCAGGTGTATGTCAGCCGCGGCACCGGGTACTGGGGACCGCCGAAGCGCGTGGGGGCGCCGGCGGAGATTACGCGGATTGTGCTGGTGGGGAAGTAA
- a CDS encoding anti-sigma regulatory factor, whose amino-acid sequence MSDPGQAQVLPLHTDEDVVRLRKQVRESMIAMRFGLVEQTKYITAASELARNVLRYGGGGEGRINYLRDGSRQGLELSFSDQGPGITDIALALSDGYTSGGGLGLGLGGAKRLSDEFQIDTAPGAGTTVTIVKWKLF is encoded by the coding sequence ATGAGTGACCCTGGCCAGGCGCAGGTGCTGCCGCTGCATACGGATGAAGACGTGGTACGGCTGCGCAAGCAGGTCCGTGAAAGCATGATCGCCATGCGTTTCGGCCTGGTCGAGCAGACCAAGTACATCACGGCCGCCAGCGAACTGGCGCGCAATGTGCTGCGCTATGGCGGTGGCGGCGAAGGCCGCATCAATTATTTGCGCGACGGCAGCCGCCAGGGCCTCGAACTCAGTTTCAGCGACCAGGGTCCCGGCATCACCGATATCGCGCTGGCGCTGTCCGACGGCTATACCAGCGGCGGCGGCCTGGGACTGGGACTCGGCGGCGCCAAGCGCCTGTCCGATGAATTCCAGATCGACACCGCACCCGGTGCCGGCACCACCGTCACGATCGTGAAATGGAAGCTGTTTTGA